One Silene latifolia isolate original U9 population chromosome 4, ASM4854445v1, whole genome shotgun sequence DNA segment encodes these proteins:
- the LOC141652530 gene encoding auxin-induced protein 22D-like, which translates to MARSETCENDLNLDATELRLGLPGRNDPEKQTVCINGAKGNKRDLPNMLEDSSSTNNSSVSDARNDDCPPPSKAQIVGWPPIRSYRKNNLQPKKTEQAEGSGMYVKVSMDGAPYLRKIDLKVYQSYEELLMALGNMFKVCIGKYSERDGYNGSEYAPTYEDKDGDWMLVGDVPWEMFIISCKRFRIMKSSEAKGLGCL; encoded by the exons ATGGCAAGGTCAGAAACCTGTGAAAATGATCTGAACCTGGATGCTACCGAGCTACGACTTGGGTTACCGGGGCGCAATGACCCGGAAAAACAAACAGTTTGTATTAATGGTGCTAAGGGTAACAAAAGGGACTTACCTAACATGCTTGAGGACTCTTCATCAACTAACAACTCCAGCGTTTCTGATGCTCGGAACGATGACTGCCCACCTCCTTCTAA GGCACAAATTGTAGGATGGCCACCAATAAGGTCATACAGGAAGAACAACCTGCAGCCAAAGAAAACAGAACAGGCTGAAGGGTCAGGAATGTATGTGAAAGTGAGCATGGATGGAGCACCATACTTAAGGAAGATTGACCTGAAAGTATACCAAAGTTATGAGGAACTGTTGATGGCTTTAGGGAACATGTTCAAGGTTTGCATCGGAAAATACTCGGAAAGAGACGGGTACAATGGATCAGAGTACGCACCGACTTATGAAGACAAAGATGGTGACTGGATGCTTGTCGGAGACGTTCCTTGGGAGATGTTCATCATCTCTTGCAAGAGATTTAGAATCATGAAATCTTCTGAAGCTAAAGGGCTTGGCTGTTTATAA